DNA from Lemur catta isolate mLemCat1 chromosome 7, mLemCat1.pri, whole genome shotgun sequence:
AACAAATTTACAGgagtaatttgaaaatttagatgaaacaGACTAATTGCTTGAAAAACACAGCTTTACCACAGCTgattcaagaagaaacagaaagtgtGAACAGTCCTCTatccattaaagaaattgaatctgtAATTAGAAACCATTGCACAAAGAAAGCACCAGGCCAGATGTGTTCCCCAAATCTTTCCAAATCcttcatgaagaaataaaatcaattgtggtagacaaaataataaacacccaaagatatccatgtcctaatccccggAACCTGTTAATATGTTACCTCACCTGGGaaaaaggactttgcaggtgagattaagttaaggaccttgaAATGGGGAGAGGAGCCTGGCCTATCCAGGTGAGCCCAATGTACTATAATCACAAGGGTCAGGAGGGtcaaggaacagattctctccTAGAATGTCCAGAAGGAGCACAGTTCTGCTCACCACTTTATTTTAGCCTGTAAGACCTGTCTTGTACTTCTGACCTTTAGAACTTTAAGGTAGTAAATTAGTGCTGTTTTAAACCAcaaaatttgtgataatttgttatagtagtAATAGGAACCTAATACACAAATCTTTCACAAACTCTcatagagaacagaaaagaggTAAGGCTTCCCTATTTATTTTGTGAGGTTAGCATACCCTTGATatcaaaactagacaaagacataacaagaaagaaaatgcatatgCCAGTATATCTCATGAGCCAATGttaaaatctaacaaaacatgagCAAATCAAATTTAATTATGTGAAAGGATTATGTATCATGACACGGAATAAAAGAGTGATTTGACATTCAAAATCTAATCAATATAATTTACCACATTCATATAATTTCAGCAGATTTTGCCAAGGAAATGGACGAAAGTTTTTGTATTTGCAGATGATGGATTGTATAACGATCAAATTTAtgggaataaaatggaaatgattggATTAATTTGAAAGTTTGTCAGAATGGATAAGGGATGTATAAAAACATCACTGGATTCCTATATGTAAATGAGTATGACAGAATTCATAATGAGCAATGTCATTCaaggcataaaatataaaataaatgcaagcaAACAAGAAATCTATTTGAcaggaggaaaacaggaaaaatgttaTCTTGCATTTTAACTCAAGATAACAAAAAACAACTGaatataaatgttaactattaatgCTAGTTATGCCAGGAAGATTGGAGTTGTGACCTGGACAGGACACATGGACATCAGTATAGATGTAGTTCACACATTTTTATTGGTTTACCTGGGTGGCGTTTATCTTATAATGATTCATTAAGCCATTCATCTGTGTCATTGGTTTCTTCTTGGTGTGTTTTTTAAACTGTGAAAAGGTTTCagagaaacactgaaataaaggggtggtggtggtaggaaCGTTCTCTGGGTGGCCCTGAACTGACCAagttctctcctttttctcatttgtagttCTCAAGAAGAAATGTAGAATGTGCTAGACATACAACATATAAAATAGGGAATAAATGGCAGGAATGGCCCGAACTCTGTTCCCATCTCTCCTAGAACAAGGTGTCCTACAACACCTTAGCGTAGGGTGTCACACTGTCCCTGGGGTATAAAACCCAGGGCAGGTTGCTTTTTGGGTGTCCCTCAGCTGGGATGCAAGTGGGCCGGGTGCAGACGAGACTCCATCGACACTGTGgagctttcctgagccttggtGTCTGGCTTGCCACGAGCCCCAGCCTTCTGCTGTGCTGTCTACGTGTAGGCAATAAACCTGCTTCATGTAAGTTCTTGTGTGCCAGTGTCTGTCTCATGGAACTCTTGCAAGTGATAGAAATTGGCCCACCCAAGCTGCAGTGGGCCCAGTGTTTGGAATTCTCCTCTGGCATGGATACCAGTgcacagtgaacctgcttcacAGAGGAAACACTTTGTagtccaaacaaaacaaaacaaaacaaaaaaaaccaacccacAAAACCCTAACATTAGAAGGATGTTAATAGCTTTATTtggaattacttttatttttatttcccctccCTCTTACTTCCCATGTCCAATCTATCGTGATGCCACCTCTTGGTTATAGAAACATTTTCTGACTGGTCTTCCTAACTTCACTCCACTCtgaagagaaagagcagagaaagcgATACTTTCAAAATGCAAACCTGAtctttaaaaactgttatttGGTGGTGGTGTGTTTGGCTGAAGAACAGGATTCTAACCCTTGTCAAAACAGCAATTTGGGCAGTAATGAACTCTGTGGGTGGGCCCTCGTCCAATGTTTGCAGTCTCCTTTTCagtcccttttaaaaatgtaccattCTGAGTCCACCTGAAGGGCATACAGCTGAGCTGTATGCTGTCAATGCCTTCTGCTCATGTTCTAGTCCTCTGCCTAGACGCTCACACTGTAAATTCCCACAGCCCCTCCAAATCACAGGCTAATGCTCATGCCTGGAGGAAAGCACGTTCCCACTTTTGGTCTAAAACGATGTCTCCTGAAAGCTCCCCAGAGTCTCAATAACTCATTCATGTGTGATTACTTGAtgtctgtctttctccctctACTAATATTGTAATCCTGAGAGCAGGGCTATTTTAATTTAGCTACTTAAAATCACACAAATACAGGATTTATTAGAGTTTATGCTTGTATCTCACCAGCAAACATACTAGATCATCTTAAAAACACTTACTGAATTAATTAACTGAAAGTGTGCACTTTAGATAACATGGGTTCTTCctacaaaacatggaaaaataccACATATGCGATTTAAACAAATCTAGCACTTTAGGAAATGGAATAATACAACTCATTTCCTGGGGGTACTTCTATTTTTTATCGAGACACTCTGATGGGGGAAATTTGACCTAATATCTTTTACTAGAATTTCCGTAATCCTCCCTGGTGAAACATTCTCAAATGGGAAACAAATCTAATGCAAATCAACAGTAAGCAGCAGCAATTTAATGGAGCACCAAGTCAGCAAAGAACCAAGCAGGCAACCTCCAGATGTCAAGGTGCTCCTCATTGGGTGGAGCCAGGCCTGTTGGGAATTAGTGTTTCAGGTGATTCAATCACCTCGAATGTTCTCATGATTAGATTAGGCTGTGAGATTGTGGCTCATTATCATAATTGAATCAATCAAGAAGGTGTGCAGTCCCCACCCACCTTGTTAAGATGACTTAATATAAACCTCTTTCCCGCTGTTTGACTCTGCTTATTTGGAAGAGCTGCACGTAGAGGGTATCTCCGGGCTTTAGGGTTCCCTGCAGCCCCTGCGGCCCCCAGGTCTCCCTGAAGTGCCCAGCGCCGCCACGATGCCCTCATCCCCGCTCAGGGTCGCCGTGGTGTGCATGAGCAACATCAACAGGAGCATGGAAGCCCACAGCCTCCTCGAGAGGAAAGGGTTCAGCGTCCGTTCCTTTGGGGCTGGATCTCGTGTGAGGCTCCCAGGACGGAGACCCGATCTTCCCGCGGTTTATGATTTTGCCACAACGTATCGACAGATGCACGACGACCTCCGAAGGAAAGACAGGGAATGCTACACACAGAATGGCATCTTGCACATCTTGGGAAGAAATGAGAGGATCAAGCCCCGTCCCGAAAGATTTCAGCAGTGCACCGAGTCCTTTGACGTCATCTTCACCTGTGAGGAGCGTGTCTATGACAGGGTGGTGGAACACCTGTCTTCCAGGAAACAGGGGACCTTCCAGCCCGTGCATGTGATCAACGTGGGCATGGCAGACGACCCGGAAGGTGCCACCCTCGGAGCGTTCCTCATCTGTGAGCTGTGCCAGCGCCTCCAGGAGGCGGGCGACATGGACAAAATGGCTGGGCTGCTCCGGCAAGCGGAGGAGAAAACGGGAAAGACTTTTTCTCACACCGTCTGCTTCTACTGAAGATCTTGGCTGGTTCCGGCTTCTTCCTCCGTAAGGACGTAGGCGCGGAGCTTTGGACTCCTCCATACTTGCTGTGAGAAGCACCTTCAGAGACTTTTCACTAAGTActgtttgtgttatttttagaTATACCACCATGGAGAAGACTGAGGAGTAGCACTATTTAATGGGAAATGATGAGGACTACTATCAGTCATAAAAGCACTCCAAATGTGCTGAACATTGTTCCAGATGCTTTGTATAGAAGAAGTAATAATGCTTACATCTCTTTGCAAAGAAGTTACTTTGActgcattttacagaagaggaaaccaaagCTTTTAATGGAATTACTGGACAAAATTTGCTTAAGGCTATGCGGCAAGTAAGTAACGTTGTACAGATAATCACCTTTTAAACAAACATCCTTCTCTGTTTGAGTGGtatattaattgaaatttttatttctttaatgagggtattatatttgcaaatttaacATAGTAATGTTTTTACATGTAGGTTATGCCTTTTTAACTCATGCTGACTTTAGGAGATAAAACTCAAGGTGGATAAGGTAATGCATATTATTGTAAGACTTGAAATTTTCTATTCAAATAGCTTaccaagtgaaataaaatgagattttaaaaatataatttaaataaaagggatattcttatttatgtttttgggATAGATTCATACCACTATGCTGCACACTATTGTTTAAAGCTTATGGATTACactgagaaaaaaacatttttttcataatgaaatttcatgaaaacttaaaatgtttGTTTGAATATTGAGAAAATCAGGTCATAAGCCTAATGATGTTTTCAAGAGGAAACATCCTTGGTAGTGGCTCCAAACAATGTTTTCTAATAGGAGAAAAATAGATCAGAAGTAGTTGGTCATAGATGGAGTAATTTACATGATACTTGTGGAAGCAGATTTATTCTGTCAACTTAAAATAACAGAGAAATTGGCTCTCAAAAGGCAATGCGTTCATTTGGGAATAAAGAATGGTAATGTGGGAAGTACATGCTATGACAAGTCACAAGTATATCCAGAAAGGTTGAGGAAAGGGGAAACTTTTCGAGGCAAAGGGAGGAGGCCAGGTAAACTCCTTTGAAAGAAGGTTTGTTGGCCACAGAAGCTCGTTGCAGGAGTTGATGTAGCTCAGTGGGCGGAGACAGCAGTTGCTAGGGAAGTGTTCTTGTGAGAGCACCTTACCTGGAATGCTGCAGTCTTGAAGATAATGCCCTGTTAGAATATTAGCAAAAGACCATGAGATCCATGGATTAAGGaaagaagattttattttcagaggGAGAAACAACCCTATGAACAGGAAATGTAGCTTTTAGGGAAATCTGAATGTGCACGCTCTGCATAAGGCAGAGCAGGGGGAATTTATGCACTGGGTAAATATATCTGCAACATACATCTTATGTGCACTTTGAGGGGGGCGCTTAGCATTAAAATGAGTTGGAATTGGGTTGGTTCTTTATGCCAACAGGTGAGCTATAGGGCACAAAGACAATTTGTGTGGTCTCCACAAGCTGGCTGAAACTGGCCTAAGGTCTGTGGCCATTTATCAAGAAAGAATGTATATAAGATTAGTCCTCTGCCTAATCAGAGTTGTGGCAGGACTGCAAGGGGGGATGGGGGTTGTTGGCTGGGAGATGGGGGTTGTTGGCTGGTGTCTGGCTGATCTATCAGGGTCTGTTGGGAAATTTTCCAGGTGTAGTTGCTTTGGCAATTCTTTTGCAGGAGGTAGTTTCTGCTTAATTACAGGAAAGAAAGTTTATGGCAATTGATAACACGGGGGATACATGACCAATCCCTCATCCTGTTAGCAATGagattctgttctttttttatccatttttgtttggtttttctcgTTTTAGCCACAGAGTTCATTTCATCTGCTGGGGTATACTTTAACAAGAAATATGTTCAGATGTGCAGAACAAGGGAAGCATGTAAGACATGCTGGTCGTGTAAGGCGAGTAAGACATGTAGAAATCTCTTGTGGGTTTTGGAAAGTCCTTGTGACAGTTCTTGTCTCAGACATACAAGCATGAGCTCCCCTCCTTTATGGCCTCCCAGCTGCACTTGGTCTGGTTCTGACAAGAGCGACTACATCTTGGCATCAGCACCTTTCACCATTTTAAGAGAATACTCTTGCTCTTTGGAGTATAAGTAGGACAGAGCAAGACTGGAAGTGAAGGACAACCTGGTAATAGTTCGTTCAGGAGAGGTCTCTGGCTTGGTGTAGGGAAGTGTCTGTGAAAAAGCAGAGCAGTGGACTGGTAGGGGAGAGATGTTACAGCTGAGATGAGTGCACGTGAtgagaagaagggaagggaggattgTAGAATCACTCAGATTTCTGACTTAAAGGATGGCTGGGTCGAGATATATAGGTGTAAATTTTAGCAGTAGGGCAGTGAGGTGTTTGCTCCCtaataatttctctattttttcaatGTGGTTTAAGATAAGGCCATCAGCTGGCAGTCGGCAGTCAGGATCATGATTGGAGGAAGAGGTGAAAATATTTGGTATAGATAATTGTTTCAAATTACAGGAACATAAACTTGAATGTAGGCTTTTGTGGTATTGTGGGCTCCTCTGAAGACAGAAATGAGAATGTCTGGTAGGTATTATGTTTGCTGGCCGATCCATTTGGACAAATATTTTACAAGGTGGTTAATTGAGTTTCTCTCTGTTTGGGTATGGACAAGGCAGATACGACAGAGGGGCACAGGTGCAGAAATGCTGAAAAGGTGTGATTACAGTGATGGACCACGAAATCCAACTGGACtgaaaaggataaataaaatgagattggGGTGGAATCAATGGGTTGCAGAACAATGTATGTCCAAAGAGCCCTTATAGTTTATAGAAATAAGCAAAAGTGAATGGAAAGATTTAGTCTTATGGTTGGGGAAAGGACAATTTCAGATTTTGAACTAGTGGTGGGGCTCTTGATGACTATGGCAGAGGATGTTTCTGGCAGGGTGTAGACAAATGcagctggggaagagggagagagcagagagtgTTGGGTTGGTAATCTGTGCGGATGCTGGAACTGCTAAGAATTGTGGCAGTAGTTCTGTGTGAGGAAGCCTGAAGCAAGAGCTAAAATTATCACCAAGGAGTGTGGGGCATGATTATGTGTTGGGCAGGTGTGGTGAGAGAAGAGATTCTAGGTGATATGAACACCAGTAGTggtgttgtcttttttttttttttttgatagagggAGGGGAAGTTACAATTGGAAGTTGTAATGGTGATCCCCAATATCTTGCTATCTCCTGTGCAGAGTGGGAAATAATGATGTAGATTTGCTATATTGGAAATAGTGCTTTCTTGAGGAAATAGTGTTTTCTTGAGGAAATAGCCAGGCTTTCAGTTAAGAACAAAGGGGCAAAAAGGGTGTTCACATGGTTATTGAAGATAAAAATTAACAGCATTTGGATGCAAATTGCAGGAAGATTTGAATATAAATGTTAACAAGAAAAGTTATGCCAGGAAGAAGGATATTGTGATTGGGACTGGGCAAATGAACCTTGGTTCAGGTGTGTctgacaaatttttatttcttaattgggTGACTGATTTATTAAGCCATtcctttattttgcttgtttttctgtattttttgtctccttctcctcctccatcttcttcttcctcttcctgctcctcctcctcttctttctcttcctccaaaaGTAAGAATACCAGTGTGCTACTCATCAGCAACCATGCAAGAACAAAGtatagtgaaatatttaaagtgttgaaagaaagaaacccacCAATGTGGAATTATACATCTAGCAAAATTacacttcaaaaatgaaggaaaaatgactttctcaacaaataaaaaccagTATAAACTGGGGGAATTCATTGTCAGTAGACTTGccctgaaaaattattaaaagacattctaaagggaggaaaaaatgttataattcaggaatatatatgtatatatatataaacaaacaaaagcaaagagcATCAGAGGAGGAATAAAATATAGGCAAGACAAAATcttgaattttttattcttaattgataTAAAAGATAAGTGTTTAGAATAATAAAAGGGACAATGTATTGGGTCATTATAGCATatggataagtgaaatgaatgacagcaatgtcaTAAGGTTGGGAGAGAGATATTGGGAATACTTTCTATGAGTTACCTGCAGTTCACATGAAGTATTACAGTGTTATTTAAAGGTGAACTTAGATTAGttaaaatgtatattgcaaactctaggagaaccactaatattttttaaaaaagaagtctaGTTGGTACGCTGAGAGaggaagtaaaatgaaatatacaatgcTCAGTTTAAACCAGAAAAGCTCAGGTCTGAGAGCTGTcttttttgcttgtatttttccAGACCTCATCACACTAATGTACAGTGTAACTTCTCAAAGTGTTCAACAAAAGAACCAAATGACAAATATTGGGTGGGTGTGAAGGATCACGGCAGGGTAGTCATGAATAAGCCCCTTTAAGCCCTTGGATATTTACAGTAGTCAGGCTCTGGGGCCAGGTATAACATTTTCTGGAGGGGCTTAGGGCTCCTTGGAACACTGAGAGCTAAAAAGGGTCTTCATACCCAGGGTCTCCTCGTTCTTCCTTTCCAGACAGCATTTTGCATTCTACTGGGCTAGCCCATATTTGTGACTGTGGTTCAGTGTTACGCTGGTAACCCAGTTCAAATGCACACACAAAGATCAGTCCATCAATCCAAGTCTTGATTTGTAATAATTGCCGATTTTGGCAGTGTATATATTCCAATCACGATCATTTTTAAGGTACCTACATGACATCACTGAATGTggaatttgaaaagaatgtgcacAAGTGAGCCAGTACCAGTGTCTCCACCTCACAAGTGCTGCAGACACTCAAACTCTGTCTACTCAACTCCAGACACTAGCCCTAGTATTTTTGACTGCCTACTTTAGTTCCCCAAACAGCTAATCTAGATAGGGCTTTCTGCATGAAATTTCActcacagcaataaaaaaaactcACCCACCTGCTGTGAATGGAGTTCTCATGGGCTAGAATAGGATGAGTGACTATAAGGCCGTCAGAGTGATGGGTGCCAGGGAACTGAGATTTATTTGTGTGCCTGAAAGCCTCCAGGGCAGCTATTACCTCAGGGAGCCCAGATGTAGAGCTGTTTTTTCAATAACACCTTCTCTATTCCATACGTGTTTGTCAAATTGTTATGGCTTGCAAAGCCTCCTAATCCCCCCTTTCCTCTAAACATCTTCTTCCCTTCATTAGGCATGCTCATGTacttatttctaataaataaattgttaacATTACTTTACCAATTAttcctgttttcattttgcaGGATTTGGTAAATATTAATGCCATTTTCAATCAGCACAATTTGAAAATCATCAAAACATAgtaaaacaaaagtaatacatcTAGATAAACTTGaattaaatttataacatttcatGAAGTCATTCAAATTTTGGGATTTGttatagtaatatttaaaatttttacatgagAATACTTGAATTTCTTCTTACAAATCTATGTGCTCTACCTGTGTGAGTCAAGATCAACTATGAAAAACATTCTGCATCCTCTTTCCTTTGGCTACCAAACAATCtacatttgattttcatttatcttattcAGTACATAAGATAAACTTATCTTATTCAGTACATAAGATAAACTTATCTTGTTCATAAACTTATCTCTTTCtttatgttattttcatatttttatttaattagtcCAAATAGgcagatatatacatatgtgtatatgtgtaaaagagaaccagttttttttttgtttgtttgtttgagacagagtctcgctctcttacctgggctagagtgccgtggcatcagcctagctcacagcaacctcaaactcctgggctcaaacaatcctactgcctcagcctcccgagtagctgggactacaggcatgcgccaccatgcccagctaattttttctatatatatttttagctgtccagataatttctttctatttttagtagagacggggtctcgctcttgctcaggctggtctcgaactcctgacctcgagcaattcacccgcctcggcctcccagagtgctaggattacaggcgtgagccaccacgcctggcctaccATGGGTTTTTAAATTGGAGAGCATTAGGTGTATTTATCTGGATGTGACTGGAGAATAGATTAGAAGGGAGAAATAATCTAGAAGGAAAGTATAGCTATTTCCttactagaagaaaatgatgtATTGACAAAATGTTTTTTACAGTAAGATAGAAttaacaaaaaactttttttttttttttgagacagtctcgctctgttgcctgggctagagtgagtgccgtggcatcatcctagctcacagcaacctcaaactcctgggctcaagcaatcctactgtctcagcctcccgagtagttgggactacaggcatgcaccaccatgcctgactgatttttttctatatatatttagttgtccatacaatttctttctatttttagtagagatgggtctcgcttttgctcaggctggtctcgaactcctgagctcaaacgatccacctgcctcggcctcccaagtgctaggattacaagcgtgagccactgcgcccggccaacaaaaaaacttttaaaattacctaTATTATGTCAGGCACTGATGTAAAAACATTACTTATAGTACCTCATTTATTACTTGTAACAATGCTGGGAAGTATAGATATTATATTATCATCTCCAATTTTTCAGAATA
Protein-coding regions in this window:
- the LOC123641245 gene encoding RNA polymerase II subunit A C-terminal domain phosphatase SSU72-like, coding for MPSSPLRVAVVCMSNINRSMEAHSLLERKGFSVRSFGAGSRVRLPGRRPDLPAVYDFATTYRQMHDDLRRKDRECYTQNGILHILGRNERIKPRPERFQQCTESFDVIFTCEERVYDRVVEHLSSRKQGTFQPVHVINVGMADDPEGATLGAFLICELCQRLQEAGDMDKMAGLLRQAEEKTGKTFSHTVCFY